In Musa acuminata AAA Group cultivar baxijiao chromosome BXJ2-10, Cavendish_Baxijiao_AAA, whole genome shotgun sequence, a genomic segment contains:
- the LOC103969297 gene encoding very-long-chain aldehyde decarbonylase GL1-11 yields MASLLDSCWLYLITHFSEFQLATVGTFLIHESIFFLSGLPSIYFERSGLFSKYKIQKKSNTSEAQEKCIVRLVLYHVCVNLPVMLVSYPTFRFMGLRSSLPLPHWSVIISQIIFYFILEDFVFYWGHRILHTKWLYKHVHSIHHEYATPFGLTSEYAHPAEILFLGFATVVGPALTGPHLFTLWLWMILRVLETVEAHSGYHFPWSPSNFLPLYGGADFHDYHHRVLYTKSGNYASTFVYMDWLFGTDKGYRKLRAIEEVEGKNY; encoded by the exons ATGGCGTCTCTCCTCGATTCATGTTGGctg TATCTTATCACTCATTTCAGTGAGTTCCAATTAGCAACTGTTGGCACTTTCTTAATTCATGAGAGTATCTTTTTCTTATCTGGACTTCCATCCATATACTTTGAGAGGTCAGGACTTTTCAGCAAATATAAAATTCAG AAAAAGAGCAACACTTCAGAAGCGCAAGAGAAATGTATTGTGCGTCTAGTCTTGTACCATGTATGTGTCAACTTACCAGTTATGCTCGTCTCTTATCCTACTTTCAGATTCATGGGTCTGAGAAGCAGTCTTCCATTGCCACACTG GTCTGTCATCatctctcaaattatcttttaCTTCATCTTGGAGGATTTCGTGTTCTATTGGGGACACCGAATACTGCATACCAAATGGCTATACAAGCATGTTCACAGTATCCATCACGA ATATGCTACACCTTTTGGACTGACTTCAGAGTATGCCCATCCTGCTGAAATCCTGTTCCTTGGCTTTGCCACAGTTGTCGGTCCAGCTCTAACTGGCCCTCACCTCTTTACTCTGTGGTTATGGATGATATTGAGAGTCTTAGAGACAGTTGAGGCTCACAGCGGATACCACTTCCCATGGAGCCCCTCAAATTTCTTGCCTTTGTATGGAGG TGCTGATTTCCATGACTACCATCACCGTGTGCTTTATACAAAGTCGGGCAATTATGCATCAACTTTTGTTTACATGGACTG GTTGTTTGGCACTGATAAAGGTTATCGGAAGCTGAGGGCCATCGAGGAAGTAGAAGGAAAGAATTATTAA